The region AGTCTGCTGTACATCAGTACTTAGAATGCAACTGTCAACTGTGTAAAGCAAAATCAACAATCAGTGCAGGTTTAGGTGtcggtagacatcagaaatcaACACAGCTCAAATCTAACCTGCAGTAACCTGCGTATTCAGGTGGTATTTTGAGCTCTAAAGTAGCTGCAGTGACAGATCAAGAAGGGATGGATATGGGAAACAACAGTGCATGTATTTCTCCAGACATTACCTCTTTTGAAAGCGAAGTACACCCCTGTTGGTGAGATATCTCTCCGTCCGACCCATTTGGGCACTTCTCCCAGCTTCACATCCCACAAGGGCAGGTCCTTCTTGGCTGTAGTAAGACAATAGTGATGCACATAGTTTAGATACAAGAATTTCAACATGAGGAAAGGCATAGGTATAAGTCGTTTGTCCATACAGTGTAAGAAATGACATATGAACGCCCTTACCCTAAATGCCTCTGGTTAATggtttttctgtatctgtatgagCCTGattattttctacaattttaCAAGAAAACCTGATATTACTACTTAAAATCTTGCATGTTTTGGTTCTAATTGTAAGGAAGCTGTATGAAAATAACTGTGTTATAAAATTCTGCAGGCACATCAGGAGCACATGTTGgagattttgacaaaatttcTTTCAATAACAGAAAACATCTGATGGGGTTTAACATTACAATTATGTTACTTAGTAATGCCATTTTAGACTCAACAAGATTGGAAGAGATGAATAAATTTTAGGGCAACTTGCGAAGTGGCTAGTGGCACAAAAATCATGGCTACAGAAAGACACACGGAACGTTTGGGCTAGCCTGGAACTGCAGAAAAACCCGTCTCCATAAGGTCACAATGATAAGAATCCATTTAGCATGACATAATAGAGAATAGAGAGGAAGCAAGACAAGATCCAACATCTACACCATGGCCTACatcaatgcccccctcccaccctaaCCGGTACACCCGCCACGGCAAGGTCACGATTTTCATCGCGAAATACAACACCGGGCTGACAATCGTTTTGGATATGTGTGCCACAAGTGGGACCTTTGTGGTCGAAAGACACCAGGGACGCTTCGTTAGAAGGGACATAAGCTTGGGAATTAGGAGTAAATGGAGAATACTCACGAGGTTCAGGTATCTGACTGGCTGACAACCCCATCTTTGCCCTTCCACCGGTACGCGGACGAATATTCCGATCCTGTCGCTTGTGTTACGCCGTGGCCTTACTCGACAAGTGAAAAAGCTCCGAAACTATCGTCTATATTTAGCTCAAAATTGACAGCCTTAAAATTTCAGACTAATACTGCCCTTTTCTTATCTGAAATGTCCTAATGTATCACAAAATCACcaatacaaaaacaaactaTTTTGTCACTGTGGATGTATATTATATGTAAAAGGTCTCTGGTCTATGGTGCAAGAGCGACGACTAGCAGCTGTTGCAATAAATGCAGGATGATGCATGGCTCGTATGCGGCACAGAAGCGACGACTAGCAGTTATGGTACGAAGTGCAGTATATGGAACTGCAGCGTTCTAGTCAAAATCCATGAAATATAGCTCTTCCAATATCTATTCCCATGTCATAATCGATTCTGTACCTGTACCACAGAACATCATACCTGACGGCCCGTTTCCCCATGTGCGGAACAAACAACTGGTTTTCCGACGCCAACATTTCTGCTGCAAAACAGATTCTGTTCTAACACTTCTGATGCTTCTCTGATGCTGGAAGGGATCTGGGAAGTGTGATGTTCAAGTAGGTATGTGGCCCTATATGCTAACCGGTTATCATTATCCATGTGTTGGGTTTCAACATAGCATTGGGGACCCCAAGCAATATAATCATTGTAGTTCATAGACGtgacagttctgctgcagtcatCATCGGCCTCCGCCAGTCTAAGTAGActttgcgccaaaaatagttactcaagcaactggataaaattttgaaacagtcagacgtttcagacagcatccgctatctttcgtcactgactgtttcaaaattttatccagttgcttgagtaactatttttggcgtatcttattacctggatgtctaacattcatcaacgtaagtAGACTTTGGTACTCACCTGGTCTTCAACCAAAGAACTActtgattttcttcaataactcatttacatatcaattcagagacTTGTTTCTAGACCACTTACACTTGTCTTCAGACTCATTATCAGTCAGTCATCAATGAAAGTTAGGACTTGATGCTATCTaaaatgtctgactctctagAGAATTAGCCAGTTGCttggtttattttgtattactattatacaaaacacactagactacatgtagcttgtgtACTTTTTTATACAGTACAATATGACAGGCAAAGACCACTTTCAGTTGTGGACATAACCTAGTcaccaagcagacccaacggttgcaaagaccgtatccaactggctgaaaaagtttttattgcaacctgctggtgcctgacaacttctctggctgactggagcttctcttggagattagatatctgcttagagattagatATAACCATATACAAAgccatgtatctgtatctatatagctggtataaacgccattaggcgtaacacaccagcttcatgTATCTAGATATCTGATTCAAACGATGATGATTGCATGTCAAGATTATCTGCCACATTTCCATGAACTACATTCAAAATAAGTCTTTAACTTCCAATTTCTATTCAACTAATCAACCTGGCAGATATCTCCTCAATACCTTTTACAAAGATAGTACTGAAAAAAGGTCATACATAAATAGATTGCCATTAGTCTTGCCATtttacaatgaaataaaatctgGGTGAGGTCTAGACTTGATTCATATTTTTGAATGGAAGCACTGACAAATAGtattttatatatgtatatatgtatatatgcaaTAAGTTACTAGTCCACACAACTTGAGATGGAAAACAGCCATGTGCTGTGGATATGGAACACAAATGCATGGTAAAAATAGATACAACATGAGGATTCAagtctatttttttttattccagtAAATCACTTTTTGCAAGCTTGCATGGCATCTTGCACAAAGTTGAAGGGGTCAGCATTCCGACCTGCAGCTTTCTTCTTCTTACTCAAGGGGGCGCTTCTGTCCTGTTCCCGACCACTTGCCTTCCCAGCTACCTCTGTATTTCCCCCTGTTCCGTTTTGGTTCAGGTTGTTACGCTTTTCCCCAGGTAATGTTCTGTCTAGAAAAGTGAaattactgacagttgcttccTCCTCTCTTTGCTCCATCTGAGGCACACGAGCAGGCTGACTTGGAGGTCCTTCAACTGAACGTCCTGAGGTAAGGTGCTCTTTAAGCACACCACTGCCTCCATGTAACACTTCACTTGAGTTCCCTTCCATGCCTAGTTCCCGGTATGGTTTCTGCACATCAGTATTTTCCTGAACTGTGTTTAGGGGAGGTACATTGTTGTTCTGCTGACTTTTACCTTCTGTTCTTCCACTTTGATCAGAGACGTCCAGAAATAACAAGTCTTGCAGATGTGAGCTTTTATTTCCAGTAGAGGAAGACGTTTGAAGTTGAGTACCTTCTTGTACGTTGTTTTGTGTATGTTGTACATCTTGATTATCTAACAGAGTTTGCGTAACTGCCTTTTTACCTGAGGTATTTGTCTCGATGTTTACCAGCTCTTTACCTACACCAGTTTGCAGTTTCATTCCAGAAAAGAGGGAAGTTTGAAAGTTTGACCTTTCAGAGGCTTCAACCTTTCCCCTGGTGTCTAAGGTTGTAGATTGCAGAATTTCTCCTGTAGAAGAAAAACAAGTCATCAGGTTCAGTAATACATGTGCTTGCAACTTCATAACACATGATCATGATAAGAAGTTGCCAATCAATCAGATTGTAAGAATATCCAAGCTACTGATAACAGTTATACATTAATACAGTATTGACACCTGTCTAAAATAGTACATCACAGAAATGTTATGAccacgtacatgtataacagagaGATATACAACACAGATAGAAGTACCTGTCTTTTGTGctgctggtggtggtggtggttggaaGGTTAGCTGTCGGAGGATCTGAAAAGATGATCTCAAGATCAGTGGTGTCTTATTGCAAGTTGAGATTTGTTATTCCTGAATTTAGAATCTTTTCTGCTTAAGGACTcaaggaagatgggaagaccagatcttcaacaaaCTCCAAGGgatggggatcaccagaacagGCTGGAGGGTCTACGTCGAGAGTAGACAAACCTGGCGTGACCGGCTACGCATGTCTGTAGCCGCAAGGCATCAGTTCCTGATGATCGcaaatgattgattgacttAGTCAAAGAACAGTGTGTACTTAACTGGAAGTTTTCTAATGGAATACATCACTGACACTTAATTCATGCATTGTGCTTCACTGGGATCAAAAGAGAAGTTTGTCCTGACAAACATGGTCAAATTCAATGCTGTATGTCCGAAATGAAAACTGATAGTTACAACTCTTCAGTCTACAAGGAAGTAAAATGTTGGGCCATAATCTCGTAAacacaaatatatttttatccatgtattgtatatatatatatatatatatatacagatagtGTGCATACAATGTACCCCCACCTTGGTGGCTTTAGCCTGACACGCCCCCTGTCCACCCGTACTGAGCGTCTCCAGTGTTGGTCTGAACAGTTCTACCAGCTGTTCTGTAGTCACAAGGTCAGTCTTCATCAGGTGTTCCAATACAAACAGGATTTTCTACACAACAAGACAGGAAAATCCTTTAAGTACGTAGACATTGTCAGCTCACAGTGATAGAAGAATGCCCGTAAATGTATTGAAACACCTTCACGTacagttacgagaacattcttcgaacagtgactagaaaatgttagcgaaaatacgcacctccaaattttcgacgactcctgtccgtcttgttcacggagtggcctagtctcgcgagaacacgagactaggccgagacttgtgacgatCTTGTTCACGTACAGTATTGTTATGGACAAACATCATCTTGAATGTGAAATTAGATTCAGTAATATATAGTCTGAGTAACATAAATACCGCTTTAATGAGTCCCTCCCTGAAGAGAGGAAGGAGGCTATAAGAGTGATCAGGCTAAGTAATATATATGTAGTAGAaggacaaaaaaagacaaaaccccaaatcatacattgtacatagccTCCTTTATACTAAAATGTACAGAtctcaaaattatgacaaacaGAAACTTGTCTTCCCCACTAAAGGATTTGTTTCTACAACTGTGTAACCCTATAGCTAATAATTTCATTGGGTGCACGTGTACCCTAAAGAGAAAAGCCATGATGACAACTTACCAGTTGTACCTGTGGATCTGAGTGACTGAGTTTGTCGTTCAGTAGTTGTAAAATCACATCACAGTTCAGGGCAGAGCACCTGAAGGTAGAACAACAGTGGAACGATCAGCACACAAACTACCAAATACAAAAGGGGAAATCTCCAAGAAGCAAATGTTCTTCCACCAGTGTTTTATTGCATCTTTTCTTCAtgtaattgtacattgtatgccttCAAATTGGAAACATGAGCTCTACACCTTATTTTGTCAACCTGAATCATGAAAGTGTACACTCATGAAAAAATCAGGATGTTTGTATAATCCTTTTTAACAAACGTTTTGGAACCCCTTCATGATCTTTTGCATGAATTTCTTTCATATTCGTTTACCTGGTGTTTTAGCTGAATCTCTCATTTCTTCTCACCCCCTAGATATCAAATGGACTATACATGTAGTCCTACAGATGGTAATATTTGGGAACTCACCGTTTGACGAACTGTTGCAGCTCCTCCCTACTGGGGGGTCGTGTGGACTGTGCCTGTCCCTGACAGCTGGTGTAGTCTGTTACCAACTGGGTCTCCTGGGTCCTGTCTTCTACTGATACTGTCTCTAACCTACAAGTACAGGGCAGTGTTCTTTAGTGGCCTGAACACTATTtgatactacagtcaaacctgtctatagtggtcactcaagggactgagccaATTTGGCCACTATGAccaggtgaccactatataGAGAAAGGGTTGACTCGAGCAATGAGTGACACAGGGCTAAGTTTATACTGAGATATAGagtatttattcacatacacactgcacaggtgcttagaacatgtacatgtacatgtagtattcagTTTTGAGTCATTCTCAAACTCTTTGCTTATACATTCTTTAAATCAATATTCACAAATAACTGAGACAAACCTATCCAGAAGAGTATGGGTACGTGAATCTGTGTGTTTGAATGAAAATGCAAGTTGTAAATCCGCATTGCACATCACTACAAGCTATTTGAAAAAGTATCTTACTTCACTTCAATAGAGGATGACTTTACTCTTTGCCTTGAACACATATCAAGATTGCAAAGCGCCTCCTACCATCATTATGGGGAGCTATCACAATCTGACATGTATACAAATGATGGTGGTTAAAAGTCTGGACAGTATTTGATGAATGTTTTCAGAACTTGCCTCTCCGACAGTTCCGTGCTGTCACCACTGTTGTCAGATTTGCTGTGTGTGTTGTTACCATGGATACGCTTGGAAGTAGAGTCCTCCCAGCCTCCGCCAGCCTTCCCAGCAGTGTGGTCTAAAATCACAGAAAAGAAAATACTTTTGATGAAGTAATTAATTGCTAAATTTGAGGAGCTTTCGCGACAtactctgtctcttcttcaatcAAGTAAGTCAGATCTCATCTATGAGTTCTCTCGTCATGTGACTGATAATGTTGACTATCTTATGATACTTCTGTGAAATTTTGTcattaaccaatcacagtacaGAAAATAACATGACAGTGCAGTTTAAACTGCTAGGTCTGAGTGCACTACATGACCTCACTTGACCTCACGTGACTTCAACTATTGAACTTTTTCTCACATGTTTTCCTCTGAGGAGAAACTTGGGGAGAATACTGCATGCCTGGCTGTCCCACGGAGGTGTCAATCATGGCTGGCTTGTACCCTCCCACCACTGCACCAGAACTGTGGGGCTGCTGAAGAGGCTGCCCTCCTATTGGCTGATACTGATTGTTGTTGGAGCCTGACACGCCCTCTGTCCACCCCTTCAAGTTGGACAGGATGGTCGTACTTAAAGATTCTGAGAAAAGGAGACAtgttttttggtttgtctgtggaGTAAGTCATTTCATAACCTGAAGTCTAATATATcatttgttgcaatttttctaaaaacttTTATAAAAATGTAAGACAATATTGTTTCctgcaaataaaaaacaaaacacatatgTTCCCTTTTAAAGGTGAAAAGGGCTGATGAAATAATCAAGCAAGGGACAAATTAAAACTGGCTATTTTCTGCAAGGAAACCATTACACACATGTTGCAGTATACACTCACTGTTTGTGCTCTGTGCTACTGTGTTCCCAAACCCCTGCATTCTACCAGGGGAGGTCTGTAGGTTACCAATGCCAGTTGGAACATTTGGTCCTGCAAGGATTCAAGTAGGAGACAACATTGAAAAATGGACGGAACGCACACATTATCACATTTGGGTACTAGTAGGTGGAATAAATATTGGATAAGTGGGGAGTAGTCAACAAATTTCAGTACAaatattttctattgttttggCAATAAGTTATCAATAACTaacagttcaaccttgattcagGATAACTAAAgatattatgtaaatatcaaAACCAAGTCCTTACTGTTGTTTGAAGATATGGGTCTGTTGGGCGACCGCTCACAGTTTTCAGTGTTAAACAGGATGGAGGAAACTTCCTGTCAAAAAAAATGGATGGGAGAAACAGTTCAGTAGTGCTCATCTCTCAATACAACTAGTACTGTATATTGTGTTGATCTCTAGTTTTATATCCATAGTTGTAAAGACAAAACCATGTCAACAATGTGTCATAAGGGGGTTTTCTTAAATAAATACAAACTTGTAATGTTGGACGGACGACACTTAATGATTTGACAGTATGAACCTTAACTGCCAACCTCTAAGCAAGTTTAAGGTCTCTAATCATGATGGTATCAGGCACCATTTATCAGCTTGAAGTtcttactacatacatgtaatgatatacCACATACACAAGTTTTTACTTACTGTTGCAGTTTTTCTCACTACCACATAGGGTGCGTGGCCATGTAGAGGATCAGGAGGCCCACTGTAACCTGCAAGACAGGAAATCAGGAAAATATAGTTACAGACTGGATGTGATGTTTTGGCAGTAAAGAAAATAAGGGTAAACATCATAAGTGGGTTAAAGTCTGAGGTTAATCACCATAGATTAAGCTCCAGTCAGTCCAGTGACACATGTAAAGTATGTAAGTGAATATAGCTTTCCACTTTCTTAAACAGCTTAGTTAGATATCTCAACATGTGATTTCTCTCAGATATGGTTCTAGTTTCAGTCCTTACTTGTAGCTGCCTTGATGCCCTCTGCCCTCCTCCTTAACCCCTGTTGAAACTCTGACGGTCCATTTTCTATCAGGTGTTTCATCACACGTAACACCTGCAGTAGGGAGGGGATGGGCCACAAAGTCAAAAGTTATCCTAGTAGATTACATTTAGTATGGTACAGATTTATCAAACACACACTTGAGTTTAATGGGTCTTGTCAGAAGATTTTTTGCTTGTATTGCATTT is a window of Branchiostoma lanceolatum isolate klBraLanc5 chromosome 8, klBraLanc5.hap2, whole genome shotgun sequence DNA encoding:
- the LOC136439723 gene encoding AP-4 complex accessory subunit tepsin-like — its product is MRVDYSKMAAASGVVSGFVEKVTFVGKLPTLVKATSDDESPTPGYLYQEINAMLHESGSQCQQVLDYLVDRLNKDSFHVKLKVLRVMKHLIENGPSEFQQGLRRRAEGIKAATSYSGPPDPLHGHAPYVVVRKTATEVSSILFNTENCERSPNRPISSNNRPNVPTGIGNLQTSPGRMQGFGNTVAQSTNKSLSTTILSNLKGWTEGVSGSNNNQYQPIGGQPLQQPHSSGAVVGGYKPAMIDTSVGQPGMQYSPQVSPQRKTYHTAGKAGGGWEDSTSKRIHGNNTHSKSDNSGDSTELSERLETVSVEDRTQETQLVTDYTSCQGQAQSTRPPSREELQQFVKRCSALNCDVILQLLNDKLSHSDPQVQLKILFVLEHLMKTDLVTTEQLVELFRPTLETLSTGGQGACQAKATKILRQLTFQPPPPPAAQKTGEILQSTTLDTRGKVEASERSNFQTSLFSGMKLQTGVGKELVNIETNTSGKKAVTQTLLDNQDVQHTQNNVQEGTQLQTSSSTGNKSSHLQDLLFLDVSDQSGRTEGKSQQNNNVPPLNTVQENTDVQKPYRELGMEGNSSEVLHGGSGVLKEHLTSGRSVEGPPSQPARVPQMEQREEEATVSNFTFLDRTLPGEKRNNLNQNGTGGNTEVAGKASGREQDRSAPLSKKKKAAGRNADPFNFVQDAMQACKK